Proteins from a genomic interval of Frankiaceae bacterium:
- a CDS encoding GAF and ANTAR domain-containing protein gives MTREELLTQTFVELADTLVTGFDIVELLHMLASRCVDLADVDAAGIMLADEAGSLRVVASSSERIYLLELFEVQHSEGPCLDAYETARPVVADLHDTEAWPTVRAEALRNGFQSVVALPMRLRTESIGALNLFRNERGTLPDSDVAVCRALADMATIGLLHERAVREARLLAEQLQSALNTRVLIEQAKGVVAERLRGDMDEAFGWLRTHARNNNLLIGDVARGVVERRIPVARVV, from the coding sequence ATGACCCGCGAGGAGCTCCTCACGCAGACGTTCGTCGAGCTGGCCGACACCCTGGTCACCGGCTTCGACATCGTCGAGCTGCTGCACATGCTGGCCTCGCGCTGCGTCGACCTCGCCGACGTCGATGCGGCCGGCATCATGCTCGCCGACGAGGCCGGCTCGCTGCGGGTCGTCGCGTCGTCGTCCGAGCGGATCTACCTGCTCGAGCTGTTCGAGGTGCAGCACTCCGAGGGGCCCTGCCTCGACGCGTACGAGACCGCCAGGCCCGTCGTCGCCGACCTCCACGACACCGAGGCGTGGCCGACCGTGCGCGCCGAGGCGCTGCGCAACGGGTTCCAGTCGGTCGTAGCGCTGCCGATGCGGCTGCGCACCGAGTCGATCGGCGCGCTCAACCTGTTCCGCAACGAGCGCGGCACCCTCCCCGACTCCGACGTCGCGGTGTGCCGCGCGCTCGCCGACATGGCGACGATCGGCCTGCTGCACGAGCGCGCGGTCCGCGAGGCGCGGCTGCTTGCCGAGCAGCTGCAGTCGGCGTTGAACACGCGGGTCCTCATCGAGCAGGCGAAGGGCGTCGTCGCCGAACGGCTCCGCGGCGACATGGACGAGGCGTTCGGCTGGCTGCGCACCCACGCGCGCAACAACAACCTGCTCATCGGCGACGTGGCGCGCGGCGTCGTCGAGCGGCGTATCCCGGTGGCGCGGGTCGTCTAG
- a CDS encoding AAA family ATPase: MAQATAGTLDPMLASAGLLSVHTADVGLNREAQRLRRLRTVAVALGIPASYLWYRALTGRPFDVFALPEIDWVVMAPVMFFIALIGIAVGTQVLSGRSPHTLFRPEQIDVRLSDVVGIDPVKDEVVRSLNLFLAHETFAREMGGRPRRGILFEGGPGTGKTHTAKAMAAEAGVPFLFASASSFQSSFYGATARKIRSYFKELRRAAAREGGAIGFIDEFDAIGGTRNGMEMTAAPAGISGCGGLTGLGMEFHPAGARTVQSAFGTSDLAGPVVNELLVQMQSFDTPTGLERLRGSLTDKINLLLPAHRQLQKPPVRSANIMLIASTNRADGLDPALMRPGRFDRRLTFEEPGKTGRRELLDHFLARKSHTPELDDPEQRDAIAAVTQGYTPAMIEGLLDEALVNAVRRGATAMSRADVETARLTTEVGMGQPTAYTPHERRLIATHEAGHTVAAWLCAPERRLEVLTIIKRRSALGLLAHGDREDVYTRSRTEMINMIRIAFGGQCAEEIWYGDVTTGPSGDLSYATNVAAQMVGACGMEGTLVSYSAIQNGALNDSNLVGRVLGDSEGRERVERLLAEQKAYTKRLLEENTHLVEALRDALLDRSELIGHEITDVLETAQAMRNGTVIDLTEDTSVSAE; this comes from the coding sequence ATGGCTCAGGCGACCGCAGGAACGCTCGACCCGATGCTGGCCAGCGCCGGCCTGCTCTCGGTGCACACCGCCGACGTCGGCCTGAACCGCGAGGCCCAGCGCCTCCGACGGCTCCGTACGGTCGCCGTCGCGCTCGGCATCCCCGCGTCGTACCTCTGGTACCGCGCGCTGACCGGGCGCCCGTTCGACGTCTTCGCGCTGCCGGAGATCGACTGGGTCGTCATGGCGCCGGTCATGTTCTTCATCGCGCTCATCGGCATCGCCGTCGGCACGCAGGTGCTCAGCGGCCGGTCGCCGCACACGCTGTTCCGCCCGGAGCAGATCGACGTACGCCTCTCCGACGTCGTCGGCATCGACCCCGTCAAGGACGAGGTCGTCCGCTCGCTGAACCTGTTCCTCGCGCACGAGACGTTCGCCCGCGAGATGGGCGGCAGGCCGCGCCGCGGCATCCTCTTCGAGGGCGGCCCCGGCACCGGCAAGACGCACACGGCGAAGGCCATGGCGGCGGAGGCGGGCGTGCCGTTCCTCTTCGCGTCGGCGTCGTCGTTCCAGTCGTCGTTCTACGGCGCCACGGCGCGCAAGATCCGCTCGTACTTCAAGGAGCTGCGCCGTGCCGCGGCCCGTGAGGGTGGCGCGATCGGCTTCATCGACGAGTTCGACGCGATCGGCGGCACGCGCAACGGCATGGAGATGACGGCGGCTCCCGCCGGCATCAGCGGCTGCGGCGGCCTCACCGGCCTCGGCATGGAGTTCCACCCGGCCGGTGCGCGCACCGTCCAGAGCGCGTTCGGCACGTCCGACCTCGCCGGACCCGTCGTCAACGAGCTGCTGGTCCAGATGCAGTCGTTCGACACCCCGACCGGCCTGGAGAGGCTGCGCGGCTCGCTGACCGACAAGATCAACCTGCTGCTGCCCGCCCACCGCCAGCTGCAGAAGCCGCCGGTCCGCTCGGCGAACATCATGCTCATCGCCTCCACCAACCGCGCCGACGGCCTCGACCCCGCGCTCATGCGGCCGGGTCGCTTCGACCGCAGGCTGACGTTCGAGGAGCCCGGCAAGACCGGCCGCCGCGAGCTGCTCGACCACTTCCTCGCCCGAAAGTCGCACACCCCCGAGCTCGACGACCCCGAGCAGCGCGACGCGATCGCGGCGGTCACCCAGGGCTACACGCCCGCGATGATCGAGGGCCTGCTCGACGAGGCGCTCGTCAACGCCGTGCGCCGCGGCGCCACCGCCATGAGCCGCGCCGACGTCGAGACCGCCCGCCTCACCACCGAGGTCGGCATGGGCCAGCCGACGGCGTACACCCCGCACGAGCGCCGCCTCATCGCCACCCACGAGGCGGGCCACACCGTCGCCGCGTGGCTCTGCGCCCCCGAGCGCCGCCTCGAGGTGCTCACCATCATCAAGCGGCGTTCGGCCCTCGGGCTGCTCGCCCACGGCGACCGCGAGGACGTCTACACCCGCTCCCGCACCGAGATGATCAACATGATCCGGATCGCGTTCGGCGGCCAGTGCGCCGAGGAGATCTGGTACGGCGACGTCACCACCGGCCCCTCGGGCGACCTGTCCTACGCCACCAACGTCGCCGCGCAGATGGTCGGCGCCTGCGGCATGGAGGGCACGCTCGTGTCGTACAGCGCCATCCAGAACGGCGCCCTCAACGACTCCAACCTCGTCGGCCGCGTCCTCGGCGACTCCGAGGGCCGCGAGCGGGTCGAGCGGCTGCTGGCCGAGCAGAAGGCGTACACGAAGCGGCTCCTCGAGGAGAACACCCACCTCGTCGAGGCCCTGCGCGACGCGCTGCTCGACCGTTCCGAGCTCATCGGGCACGAGATCACCGACGTGCTGGAGACCGCGCAGGCGATGCGCAACGGCACCGTCATCGACCTCACGGAGGACACCTCGGTCAGCGCCGAGTAG
- a CDS encoding ANTAR domain-containing protein has protein sequence MCAVFAVPLEIGAIRLGVLYLTRATTGPLPPDGLADAQGLAQLATVLLLEQEQDGPTALDGASKTPGWAHRTVVHQATGMVSAQLDIGLADALARLRARSFAQERSIYDVSLDVVERRYRFTDDDESRTV, from the coding sequence GCGCAGTCTTCGCCGTCCCCCTCGAGATCGGTGCGATCCGCCTCGGCGTCCTGTACCTGACGCGCGCCACGACAGGCCCGCTGCCCCCCGACGGCCTGGCCGACGCGCAGGGCCTCGCCCAGCTCGCGACGGTCCTCCTGCTGGAGCAGGAGCAGGATGGGCCGACGGCGCTTGACGGGGCGTCGAAGACCCCGGGCTGGGCGCACCGTACGGTCGTCCACCAGGCGACCGGCATGGTCTCCGCGCAGCTCGACATCGGCCTCGCCGACGCACTCGCGCGGTTACGCGCGCGCTCTTTTGCGCAGGAACGTTCCATCTACGACGTGTCGCTCGACGTGGTCGAACGCCGCTACCGATTCACCGACGACGACGAGAGCAGGACGGTATGA